CGGAGGAGGTCTCCGATGGAAGCGCGCCCGCGCCTGCTGGATCGAATCCACTGGCTGGGCCATGACGCCTTCCGCATCGACGGGCCGCCGGTGATCTACCTGGACCCCTGGCAGATCCCCGCCGGGGCACCCAAGGCCGATCTCATCCTGATCAGCCACGAGCACTTCGATCATTGCTCCCCGGAGGACATCAACCGGCTCCGCCAGCCGGACACCGTGATCATCGGCAGCCCGGCGGCGGCCGCCAAGATCAAAGGCGCCCGGGCCATGCGCCCCGGCGAGCGTCTCTCCGTGAAGGGCGTGGAGATCGAAGCGGTGCCGGCCTACAACATCAATAAGCGCTTCCACCCCCGGGAGGCCGGCGGGCTGGGCTTCGTCCTCACCATCGAAGGGGAGCGCCTCTACTTCGCCGGGGACACGGACTTCATCCCCGAGATGAAGGAGATCCGCTGCGATATCGCCTTGCTCCCCGTCAGCGGGACTTACGTGATGACGGCGGAGGAGGCCGCCCAGGCCGCCGCGGCCATCCAGCCGAAGGTCGCCATCCCGATGCACTACGGGGCCGGGGTGGCGGGCACCGAGGCCGACGCCGAGCGCTTCCGCTCCCTCTACAAGGGCGCCGTGGTCATCCTGAAGCCGGAGCGCTGAACCGAAGGGGAGCCGTGATGGACCGGGAGGAGCAGGCCCGGCGTTACGCCCGGCTGCGCCGTCGCCTGTGGGCGGCGGAGGTCGCCCTGTTCGCCGCCTACGCCATGGCCTGGCTGGGAAGCGGCCTGGCCCTTGGCCTCGGCGAGGCCCTGGCCCGCCGCCTCCCATTCCCGCTGGACGCGATGGGGATGGCCTTCCTGTTCGGAGGGGGATGGGCCTTGCTCTCCTTCCCCCTCGATTTCTACGGCGGATTCCTCCTCCCCCACCGTTTCGGCCTCTCCACCCAGACGCGCGCCGCGTGGCTCCTCGATTACCTCAAGGCCGGAGGGATCAGCGCCGCCATCGGCCTGCCTCTGATCGGCGGGCTCTACCTCGCCTTCCGACGCTGGCCCCACACCTGGTGGCTTCCCGTGGGAGCCGCCTGGATCGGCTTCACCGTTGTGCTGGCCCAGCTCGCCCCTGTGCTCCTCGCCCCCCTGTTCTACCGGTTCCAGCCCCTTCAGGATCCGGAGCTTCTCGGGCGGCTGGCCCGTCTGGCCCAGCGAGCCGGCATCCGGGTGCGGGGCGCCTACGTGATCGACATGAGCCGGCGGACCCGGGCGGCCAACGCCGGGCTGATGGGGCTGGGGCCCACCCGACGGATCGTGATCGGGGACACGCTGCTTTCGCACTACACGCCGGACGAGATCGAGGCGATCCTGGCTCATGAACTGGCCCATCACCTGCATCGGGATATCCCCATGGGCCTGGCCCTGGAGAGCCTGATCGGCCTGGCCGGGTTCTTCATCGGAGCGCAAGGGCTGCCCCTGGGGGTCCGGGCTCTGGGCCTCCCCGGCCTGGATCACCCATCCAGCCTGCCCGCGCTGGCCATCGGCGCCCTTCTGTTCCGGTTGATCTGGATGATCCCGGTGAACGCGTGGTCGCGCTGGCGGGAATGGGAAGCGGATCGAGAGGCCATCCGCCTGTGCGGACGACCGATGGCGCTGGCAACGGCCTTGCGGAAGCTGGGCGAGCAGAACCTGGCGGAGCTGGATCCAGAGCCCTGGGTGGAATGGATCTTCTACACCCACCCAGCGCTGGGGAAACGGATCCGCGCAGCGGAAGCCCTCGCGGCATCCCACCATCCGGTTCAGGGTGTGTTAAACTAATGAAGGAAGCACATGAGAGAGGAAATCTCCATGCAAGCGCTCTCTCGAGAAGAACAGGAAACGCTGCGCGCCATCCTCCGCAGGGTGTTTGAAGAAGCCGCTGTGGACACCCTCCTCCAGGCCCTGGATCACCTGGCGGCCCGCGGGGACCAGGGGATCGCGGCTTTGCGCCAGTGGCTGGAGGGAAGTCTAGCCGGGCTCCAGTCGGATGTCAGCCGGCTGGCCAAGGGCCATGGATCCGTGGAGGAAGCCCTCGCCCGCCTCCTCGAGGCCCATGCTCGCCTTGAGGAAAGCCATCGCCGCCTGGAAGAGGCCCTCGCTCGCCTGGCCGAAGCCCAGGCCCGCACCGAAGAACGCGTGGCCCGCTTGGAGGAGGGCCAGCGCCGCCTGGAGGAAGCCCTCGCCCGCCTGGCCGAAGCCCAGGCCCGCACCGAAGAACGCGTGGCCCGCCTAGAAGAGGCCCTCGCTCGCCTGGCCGAAGCCCAGGCCCGCACCGAAGAACGCGTGGCCCGCNNNNNNNNNNNNNNNNNNNNNNNNNNNNNNNNNNNNNNNNNNNNNNNNNNNNNNNNNNNNNNNNNNNNNNNNNNNNNNNNNNNNNNNNNNNNNNNNNNNNNNNNNNNNNNNNNNNNNNNNNNNNNNNNNNNNNNNNNNNNNNNNNNNNNNNNNNNNNNNNNNNNNNNNNNNNNNNNNNNNNNNNNNNNNNNNNNNNNNNNNNNNNNNNNNNNNNNNNNNNNNNCTCGCCCGTGTGGAAGAGAATCAGCGTCGCCTGGAAGAGGCCCTCGCTCGCCTGGCCGAAGCCCAGGCCCGCACCGAAGAACGCGTGGCCCGCTTGGAGGAGGGCCAGCGCCGCCTGGAGGAAGCCCTCGCCCGCCTAACCGAAGCCCAGGCCCGCACCGAAGAACGCGTGGCCCGCTTGGAGGAGGGCCAGCGCCGCCTGGAGGAAGCCCTCGCCCGCCTAACCGAAGCCCAGGCCCAGGCGGAAGAACGCATCGCCCGACTGGAGCGGCTAATGGAACAGATGACTCGCCAGGTCGGGGCCTTGAGCGATGTGATCGGCGGCGACCTCGAGGACGCCGCCTACATCGTCATCCACGACACGTTCACCCGGGAGCTGGGATGGAAGGTGGACGTCCTGGAACGCACCTTCCTGCGCTGGGACGACCACGAGCTGGAAGTCGATATCATGGGCCGGGCCTATGACCCCGCCCGCCCCAAATACGAAATCTGGATCGTAGGGGAGACCAAACACAACATCACCGTCGGGGAGGTGGAGCGGTTCGCTAAAAAGCTGCCCCTGATCTCGGAATATCTGACCCATCAGAGGGGAGAGAAGAAAGAGCGTCTCATCGTCCCCGTATGCTTCTGCTATCGGGCCCGTCCCGAGGTGCGGGAACGGATCTACAATCTGGGCTTCCACCTGGTTTTCTCCTACGGACGGGTCATCTGGGGGAAAGGCGGTCCCCCCGTCTCCAGGCGAAAAAAGACAGCTTCCCGAAAGGGAGCGCGGTAAAGGTCAAGCCTCGCCCTCCCAAATGGAGACCGTCCCCCGGAGGGCGGTGCGCGGATATGGCCGGTCTCGCCCTCCGGGTTCTATCTTTTCCTGAGGAGCGCCATCCATGACGCCACGCACCCTGCTCATGATCCCCGGTCCCGTCGAGGTGGACCCCGAGGTCCTGGCCGCGATGGCCCGCCCGCCTCTCAGCCACATGTCCTCCGCCTTCGCCGTCCTGATGCAGGAGTCCCTGGACGGCCTTCGGGAGGTCTTCGACGCCCCCGACGGCCAGCCCTTCCTGATCCCCGGGTCCGGAACCCTGGCGATGGAGATGGCCCTGGCCAACCTGGTGGAGCCGGGGGATCGGGTGGTGGTCGTGGACACCGGCTACTTCGCCGCCCGGATGGCCGAGCTGGCCGAATGGCTGGACGCGCACGTTATCCGGGTGACGGCGGAGCCCGGCGCCCTGCCGGATGAGAGCCAAATCGAAGCGGCACTGCAGCAGGGGGCGAAGGTCCTCACCCTCACCCACGTCGACACCTCCACTGGGGTCGTGGCCCCGGTGGAGCGCTGGGCTCCCCTGGCCCACCGCTACGGCGCCCTGGTGGTCGTCGACGGCGTGTGCGCCGTGGGCGGGCAACGCTTTCACCAGACCGCCTGGGAGGTCGATGTCGCCCTCACCGGGTCCCAGAAGGCGCTGGCCGTGCCGCCGGGGCTGGCCATCGTTGTCGCCCGCCCCTCCGCCCTGGAGGCCTATCGACGCCGGCGAACCCGGACGCGATCTTATTACGCCGATTGGGGGAAGTGGCTCCCGGTGATGGAGGCCTTCCAGGCCGGCCGCCCTGCCTATTTCGCCACCCCCGCCGTCAACCTGGTGGCCGCCATGGCCGTCTCCCTCCGCTGCATCCGCGCCGAGGGGATGGAGGCGCGATGGGCCCGCCACGAGCGGATCGCCCGCGCCTTCCGGGCCGGAATGCAGTCGATGGAGCTGGAGATGGTGCCCCGGGATCCCGCCTGGGCCGCCGTCACCCTGAGCGTGATCTATTACCCCAATGGGATCGATGACCGCCTGATCCGGGAGATCGAAGCGGCCGGGGTGACGGTGGCCGGGGCCATCCACCCCGCCCTGCGCGGCCGCTCCTTCCGGGTCGGCCATATGGGGGAGATCGGCCTGCCGGCCCTCCTCCAGACCCTCAGCGCCATCGAGATCGCCCTGCGCCGCCTGGGGCACCCGGTCACCCCCGGGGCCGGCGTCGCCGCCGCCCAGGCCGAATGGACCCGCTGAACATCCCACCTCCGGGAGGGGGGCGGCTTCCTGCCGTCCCCCTCTCACTCCCCCTGCCGATCTTCACCTCTTCTCCCTGTTGGAACTCACTATCCTGGGGCTTCCCAAAGCGGGATACTAAAAACGGATCTCAGTGAAATCGCAACGCTGGATCCTGTAGACATCGCACGCGCATCGGGCTTGAGGATGGGGGAGGATCCCATGAAGATTTACATTGATCGGGACTTGTGCACGGGCAGTCTCCCCTTCTGCGTTCGGTGCTTCGCTTTCCTGGCGGAACATCCGCTGGGTGTGGATCGCCCCTGCATCACTCAGATCCTTCTCAACAACGGGGAGACGGTCACCTTCGTGATCCGCACGGAAGGGGAGACCGTGACCCTGACGCTGGATCCGGCCACCCGGGAGCGGGTGATCACCGAAGGCTGGGACGCGCTGGTTCCCTTCGTTCCCTCTTTCTTCCGCGCCTGAAGGCGGAACGCGCGGCTTCCCTGCCCTCGGGATCGTTCAGGGCCCGAGGGAAAGCAGGACATCGGCGGGCATCCCGGCCTTCAGCCGTCCCTCCGGGTTGGGCACCCGCACGGTCACCGGGAA
The window above is part of the Thermoflexus hugenholtzii JAD2 genome. Proteins encoded here:
- a CDS encoding MBL fold metallo-hydrolase, yielding MEARPRLLDRIHWLGHDAFRIDGPPVIYLDPWQIPAGAPKADLILISHEHFDHCSPEDINRLRQPDTVIIGSPAAAAKIKGARAMRPGERLSVKGVEIEAVPAYNINKRFHPREAGGLGFVLTIEGERLYFAGDTDFIPEMKEIRCDIALLPVSGTYVMTAEEAAQAAAAIQPKVAIPMHYGAGVAGTEADAERFRSLYKGAVVILKPER
- a CDS encoding M48 family metallopeptidase; protein product: MDREEQARRYARLRRRLWAAEVALFAAYAMAWLGSGLALGLGEALARRLPFPLDAMGMAFLFGGGWALLSFPLDFYGGFLLPHRFGLSTQTRAAWLLDYLKAGGISAAIGLPLIGGLYLAFRRWPHTWWLPVGAAWIGFTVVLAQLAPVLLAPLFYRFQPLQDPELLGRLARLAQRAGIRVRGAYVIDMSRRTRAANAGLMGLGPTRRIVIGDTLLSHYTPDEIEAILAHELAHHLHRDIPMGLALESLIGLAGFFIGAQGLPLGVRALGLPGLDHPSSLPALAIGALLFRLIWMIPVNAWSRWREWEADREAIRLCGRPMALATALRKLGEQNLAELDPEPWVEWIFYTHPALGKRIRAAEALAASHHPVQGVLN
- a CDS encoding pyridoxal-phosphate-dependent aminotransferase family protein, encoding MTPRTLLMIPGPVEVDPEVLAAMARPPLSHMSSAFAVLMQESLDGLREVFDAPDGQPFLIPGSGTLAMEMALANLVEPGDRVVVVDTGYFAARMAELAEWLDAHVIRVTAEPGALPDESQIEAALQQGAKVLTLTHVDTSTGVVAPVERWAPLAHRYGALVVVDGVCAVGGQRFHQTAWEVDVALTGSQKALAVPPGLAIVVARPSALEAYRRRRTRTRSYYADWGKWLPVMEAFQAGRPAYFATPAVNLVAAMAVSLRCIRAEGMEARWARHERIARAFRAGMQSMELEMVPRDPAWAAVTLSVIYYPNGIDDRLIREIEAAGVTVAGAIHPALRGRSFRVGHMGEIGLPALLQTLSAIEIALRRLGHPVTPGAGVAAAQAEWTR